One window of the Rosa rugosa chromosome 3, drRosRugo1.1, whole genome shotgun sequence genome contains the following:
- the LOC133737634 gene encoding uncharacterized protein LOC133737634, whose amino-acid sequence MAYHTRSNSFPSRPHPLFQEVDEHLCRLRSSEATSTSSSSIRKKLNGLQDMLDCVDMLLQLQGTQQVLAQEQQQKWANELLDGSLWLLDICSTAKDAISQTKESIQDLQSIIRRKRGGETGLTSEVRKYLSSRKMVKKSIHKAMGNLKGMENKSTFSSASKDQETIAIVSKLRDVKAITLRVFESVLSFISGPKSKPSSWSFVSKIVQSKRIACDEEANVNEFAEVDAALMKSLKSAENAQNQLNDLESCIQDQEEGLECLFRQLIKTRVSLLNILSH is encoded by the coding sequence ATGGCTTACCACACTCGCTCTAACAGCTTCCCCTCAAGGCCACACCCTCTTTTTCAAGAAGTTGATGAACATTTGTGCAGATTGAGGTCTTCCGAAGCCACTTCCACATCTTCATCCTCAATAAGAAAAAAACTAAATGGCCTGCAAGACATGCTTGATTGTGTTGATATGTTGCTTCAGTTGCAAGGCACCCAACAAGTATTAGCACAAGAGCAGCAACAAAAATGGGCTAATGAGCTATTAGACGGCTCTCTCTGGCTCTTGGATATTTGCAGCACCGCAAAGGATGCCATCTCGCAAACGAAGGAGTCCATACAAGACCTTCAATCAATCATTAGAAGAAAACGGGGAGGTGAAACTGGACTCACAAGTGAGGTCAGGAAATACTTGAGCTCTcggaagatggtgaagaagTCAATCCACAAGGCTATGGGAAACCTGAAGGGAATGGAAAACAAATCTACTTTCTCATCCGCCAGCAAGGACCAAGAGACTATTGCCATTGTTAGCAAGCTAAGAGATGTTAAAGCAATTACTCTCAGAGTCTTTGAATCAGTGCTGTCCTTCATCTCTGGGCCAAAGTCAAAGCCTAGCAGCTGGTCTTTCGTTTCCAAAATTGTGCAGTCTAAGAGGATAGCTTGTGATGAAGAAGCGAATGTAAATGAATTTGCAGAGGTTGATGCTGCATTAATGAAGTCATTAAAGAGTGCAGAAAATGCACAGAACCAGCTTAACGATCTGGAATCATGCATTCAAGACCAAGAAGAAGGACTCGAGTGCTTGTTTAGGCAATTGATCAAAACCAGAGTCTCCCTTCTTAACATCCTGAGCCACTAG